A genome region from Eremothecium cymbalariae DBVPG#7215 chromosome 4, complete sequence includes the following:
- the PUG1 gene encoding Pug1p (similar to Saccharomyces cerevisiae YER185W PUG1) yields the protein MSSRDYQLYKYTPSKVAAIVSAIVFAVCAVVLVVQLQYLGRVYRRRGLEKKVVRSIWSKHICLLLGCVFEAVGFLARIVSSNNQNALGPYIVQSCLVLVAPALMAASIYMLFGRMLRLLQLTSLSFVPSRFFTAVFVTGDLVSFMMQCTGGGMMATESKQTLGTRIVSVGLVVQLIIFGLFMITEVRFAMQAEAKSPLVKSISRTWFKLNMVLFAASMLILVRSVIRLVEFFQGFDGYIITREWFLYAFDALPMAAVPVMVICIYWRHSIFELEDEVSKFECDTLMYNIKAGEIIE from the coding sequence ATGAGCTCCAGAGATTACCAATTGTATAAGTACACACCTTCCAAGGTTGCTGCAATAGTATCTGCCATAGTTTTTGCAGTTTGTGCTGTGGTGCTTGTTGTTCAGTTACAATATCTTGGGCGCGTGTACCGCAGACGTGGGCTCGAGAAAAAGGTTGTGAGAAGCATTTGGAGTAAGCATATTTGTTTGTTACTGGGATGTGTGTTTGAGGCTGTGGGGTTTCTTGCTCGTATAGTTTCATCCAATAACCAGAATGCATTAGGACCGTATATTGTACAGTCATGTTTAGTGTTGGTGGCACCAGCGCTAATGGCTGCTTCGATATACATGCTCTTTGGCAGAATGTTAAGGCTGCTGCAGCTCACAAGCCTGTCATTTGTACCGTCGAGATTTTTCACGGCCGTTTTTGTTACAGGAGATCTTGTCAGTTTTATGATGCAATGTACGGGAGGAGGGATGATGGCTACGGAGTCGAAGCAAACTCTAGGGACCAGGATTGTGTCGGTTGGTTTGGTGGTGCAGTTGATAATCTTTGGGCTGTTTATGATAACGGAGGTGCGGTTTGCGATGCAGGCGGAGGCGAAGTCGCCGCTGGTGAAGTCGATTTCGCGGACTTGGTTCAAACTGAACATGGTGCTTTTTGCGGCAAGTATGCTGATTCTGGTGAGATCTGTGATCAGACTAGTAGAGTTTTTCCAAGGATTTGATGGGTACATTATCACGCGCGAGTGGTTCCTGTATGCGTTCGATGCGTTGCCCATGGCGGCGGTTCCTGTGATGGTGATATGTATTTACTGGAGGCACAGCATTTTTGAGCTTGAAGATGAAGTAAGTAAGTTCGAGTGTGACACATtgatgtataatataaaggCTGGGGAAATAATTGAGTGA